AGGCACTTTTTCTGCTTGCATTCTGACACTGTAACTCACTGTAGTGACAGTCAGTACCTCTCAGTGTCTagtttaataattaaattagaCTTATAATGTTACTACACCTGCTTTTTTGCATGTTatagtaaaacacattaatttaagaaaagaagcaaacatTGCCATCATATAGTGGGATGGGAAAATGTGACCACACTGAATAATGTTGCAGAGGAATTTGACTTTATTGAAAACAAGTTTTAGGGTTGCAATGATAACTcaagaaataaatcatatttatttatacatttttgagTTTCAAACAAGAATCGTACACAAATGCAACCTCATAAACATGTGGCTCTCGAGCAGGGGTCGCCAACCTTTAGGATGAAAtgagcctctttttttcctcatatgtTAACAATTTGGATTCAAAGACGGACAGGActgccaatgttttttttattactgatgTAGCCTTAGGTtagtagggttagggttattttaCAAttccacaacaacagagaaagttaggatttaaattttttttaaaaaattgactAAAATCGTCACTtccttcaaataaaataaaagccctactcTTCTCTTAAGTGTGTTTCAGtcaacacagcagcatcatataCGTTTAGTCAAGGCTTTTTAATATTGCATCTGACGTAGATATTGGATGTGATGCACAAAATATTACAACACTTCGTATTTATCGCCTTGATCTCTAAAGCCACATGCAGACCCCTTTTATAGCCATAATTAAACTGCTGACAATCTGGGGAGTCCTTCTGTCAATATACCAGTGCCCGAGCACTCACTGCCCAGTCATAGTCTTTAAATAGTGGAAAACCTATAAGCCCATTATGTGGGGAGTCCCCAAGTGGAccgaaaaacatgtttcttaaataatcaatgttttttgtaaccccaaataaaatctataaaaGTCTCCAGCTTCTTATAAACTTTGGTAAGGTTACCATTCTGATGGTGCGCACTCTGCCTCCTCAGAGCCTCCAACAGGTAGAAAGAAAGACCATTCAGTACAATCAGAAGAACCTTTCTGTGTGTCTAATGTCAAGACCGCTGcttgtatgtttttatgacagtcACCATGGAGAATATTCATCAAACGTCGCACACTGAAAAAACAGTTGTGTGTGAAACCAGACTGGTcaacatgaatgaataactgTTGCAACATGTCCACTCAGTCAAAGAGAGGAAAATTGACAGGATTGAGAGGATCAGGCGTAGATTTGTCCCATTGAGGGAGACTTTTTTCCAAACTGGAGACATTGAACAGTCTAGTAAAATGTTAGAATCTCCTGTAATCTAGATCatgataaaatacatttaaagtacTGGAGTATATCTTAGTCAAATATGTAGAGAGTAATATTATTGTACATGAAGGAAATTAGAATGCAGCACCGGCACATGACATATTTGGCCTCATCAGACTCCACTGACAGTTATCTGGCCATCCTCTCCATGCAGTCATACTGTAGCATCAAGTTAATCTTATacaatcacaaaaaaagacaccatgaagaaaacaatgcaattttattcattaaaaaaagcacGCTTTCATGCAATCAAATAATTACATCGTAACGTGGAATGACATAAAAGGACATCACTGGTCAAatagaaattattatttttttgagatCAGAAACAGttgagcacaaaaaaaatacatttataaagaaGACTGAAGCTACATGGTTTCAAtgattaattatatatatatatatatatatatatatatatatatatatatatatgtatatatgtatgtaagtaAGGCAGTGTAGAGTAAAGGCACAGGCTGCAGTTAAACTGTTTGACTGACCTCACCAAACGCCAGGCAGTTTGATATGGTTGGTCATCCTTTCCATGTAGTGATGCATAAGTGATTGGTcaaatcataataatattaaagtACAAATAATGCCAGCCAGCTGTGAAACCAATGCTCATCTCTCTGTTGCCCATCAGAAGCACATAAAACTAGATAAAGCACTCAGAgagaacattttcttcatacaTCGCCCAAAATGACCTCAAAATCCATTCACGTcgttttgagttatgctgctcacttCTCAAAGAAACGGATAAAAACACCACTCTCTTGGTGAAGGCAATAAACTATTATTATTGAGGAGGTTAGATCTGGTTTCAATTCAAATGTTCAAACACTTTACAACAACACAGGTTCCTACAAATTCATGTGCATTATGTTTAATGGCAGGGTTTATTTGAAAGATGACAAATGTTAatcataattttctttttcttctataAATGGTGTTCCCTTTGCAAGTGTAGGTTACCGctatcaataaaaacaaacagcaacttGTGCATATAAGGTAAGATCCCTTGTCAAAAAACAAACGTCGAGATAAAAATGTACCAATGATGTCAGGCTGTCGTAGCAAATACTTTGCCTTTCACAAagtttttaaaactgtatttttaagaTGATAAAAGTAGGGCTAGATAATCTCTTGAGGATAAGTAACGAATGCTGAGACTGCAGGAAGGGGAGCAGACAACACTCGTATTCATCTAGATGCGTTATGATAATGAAAGTCATGAACGCTTCATGACGGCAAACTGAACAAGCATTAGaatttttctgttaaaattgtCGTGTTCACAGTGGAATTAAGTTATGTACTGGCTCATACGAAAAAGGTGTCGAATCTAAACGTAATCTGAAACGACAGTGCCAATTGTCGTGATTTCACTCAAGCCAGCAGAGGTTTCCACATATGATTGGAAGGCCCAGAGTGTTCATCGAACAGCCAATTACACTTATTCACTAATTCACAAGCACCTCCATTTTGGGTTATTGTAGTTTGGTCTGTGACTATGGCTCAAGCAAGGACTCTAACAAACATTATGGTGGTGTGgtaaacagaaaaatacagatTGAAATTGCCCAATGGATTTATAACAACCTGCTGCTGAGGTAGGGTTTGCCTGATGGTATTCTGCTACCTGTGGCTTTCATGAaccaaagtgtgtttgtgtgtgtatacaacagacatacagtaaaaaaagaaaaaaagaacccCACTTGAGCAAGTCAGAAAGAGGCCATTAAAGGCTCTTTAACTCCACACGTCTTGTGAGTAGCGTCCCTTGGCCATCAATTTTTTGACGTAATCTGTGGACTGGGTGCGTGTCATGCCTCCCATTTCTTCTGCGATCTCATAGAAGGCTGTCTGCACATCTCTAGCCATGTTCCTTGCATCCCtgaatcaggaaaaaaaagtcaattaaattaaagtttgtTCTTCTCACGATTGTAgtgtttataataataagaatgtCAGATTTGAGGACAGTttcatttaaagtcaaattGAATTACATTTGCATCAGTCAGACTTTCATTGTTCcactaaaaagtaaaaaaaagtatcaaaTGGTCATTTTATCTAGTGGCACTTACCCGCAGATGTAGATGTGAGCGTTGTTTGTATGAATCAACTTCCAAAGGTGCTCCTTGCTTTTCTTCAAGAGATGCTGCACGTAAACCTGTATTTAAAAGAATGAGAGGACAACAAAAAACCTATTGTCAAAAACTTCAAAatgctcatttaaaaacactaagAAAGACCTGGGTTTCAACAGGTTCTCCTCTACCAAGCAATACAATTAGAGTAGTTTCATAAGTTTCATAAACGCAGCCTATCAGCAGATAGACAGTCATACTTTGTGCTCCTGATCCCTGGAGAAGGCGACGTTGAGCTGTGTTAGGACTCCAGTCTTCTCTgcttcctccagctcctcctggtacAGATAATCCTCATTCTTATGCCTGCAGCCAAAAAACATCACCGTCTCTCCAACCTCCTTTGCTATaaacagaagcaaaacaaaagtgattattgatttatttgttttatttttttacacaccagaTCTTCAATTCAGAATCCTCCACTATTCTTACCACATTCATTCATGTTATAAAAACAGCCAAACTCTTTACTCTGCAGCAGCAAAGTACATTTGTGCAATTTATCTGACTGGCTCATCGTGCATTAGTGAGTTCTGACCCACTCTCTCGGAATGAGTGCTCTATACAATGATAAGATGGTTAACATGTTTGGTGTTCTACTAATTATCCTTTCTTTGAGAAACAAACGTATGCGGCTTCTGTAAATACCTTGCTCCTTGAGCCAGGCCCTCTCCTGGATGAAGCCCATGAAGGGAGCGATTCCAGTCCCAGGACCAATCATGATGACAGGGTTGGTGGCTTTGAAGGGTAGGCGGAACTGAGATTTACGGATGAACATGGGAACAGTGGATTTGTGGCCGTTGTCAGTGATCTGTTTATTCTTCAGCCAGGTGGTGGCAACTCCTTTGTTAGTGCGGCCTGTCTTGGTCTTATACTCCACCACTACGGCACAAATGTGGATGCTGTTTGGGTGAACCTAAATAACAGAGGAGAGTTAATAATGGCCTCATCAATTTAACCCTTTTAGCAGTTTCAatggaaaacaaatataaaagaagTTAATTCAAAAATACGACTTGAATTTCTTTTCCACATGATTTAAAGCAACGGATTACCTTTGAGGAGGAGGCAATGGAGTAATAGCGAGCCTGGAGACGAGGCAGCAGTTCACACAGATGATCGATGGGAGGCCGCAAAGAAGGCATATCTTCCAGGATGGCAAGGATGTTTCTACTGGCGTCCAGCACCCAATTCTGGTAAAGTGCCTGTAGAGCGgtagcaacaaaaaaaaagaacatgattAAAAAGtagtagaaaaaaaatggacattaCAAAATCACAGTGCATGCATGACAACACTACTACCACTGGCAGGTCTTCATCACTCATCACTGACCTTGCCCTCGGGGGAGGAGGATGCCATCTTACGCATGTTCTCCTGGTCTTTGGGGTCAGAAGCATATTGTGCCATCTCGTAGAGGACGTTGGTGCGTGGAGGGTGTGTGATATCCAAGTAATGAGTGAGCGCAGTGCGGTAGGTGGTGGGACAGGGGAAAGGGTGTTTCTTGTTAGACTcatctataaaaaaacaaaaacgaaatTCATGTTTCCATGGTCAGTAAAGAAGTCACGTTTGAGATTAAACGTACAATTACAACTATTTCTGACAAAATGCCTCAGCCATTATCTATGAAACCACGGAGTACATCTGATGACTGACATAATGACAGTCATAAAATCTTGTTTAACTCTTCATGAAGAAGTCTATCTGTATATAAGAGCAATAAGATCTAACTGCAGTTTTGTTATATCAGTAATTCCCAGTCTACATATCAAGGGAGGATTTCATGAGATAATTTGGGGGACAAACTTGTGCATTCAAGGTGAGTGTGTCGTTCAATGCCATACCATCAAGGTTGTTGAGAGAGATAACCACATCAAGGTCCACTTCAAGGATTTTTCCCAGCTTGTTTACCAGTGCTGTGTCATTTGTAGGGAAAACAGCTACATGGTCTCCTGACTCGTATCTGAAAGCACAGAAAATTATTCGGACTTTGTCCTGCATTCATCAAGCCTGAGGAAATGAATCAGGGTTGTCACTTGGTCATAGGGTGTTATGATGGCTTGTGTCTGCCCTTTGGTGTGTTATCAGGTATGGTGTGTACCTGTGCCATGTCTGAGCACATGGACGCAGTGCTTAACAGGATATAAAGTTTTCAATGTGGCCCCATTTTCTCTGCCAGCATCAACActtttaaacctttatttagGCTTTAGTTTCCATGTAAGAAAATCCTATTCTATTATTATCACCCATATTAACACTACTGATGCGATTGACCTTACACACCTCATCTTTTGTTATTCATccttttaccttttattttctcaagaagtgtttttggttttctgcagagttttttttatagtgtatGGGCCCATTTGTTAAGGCATAATGATTATTGTGAAAACCAATTGTTCAGCCACACAAGCACACGCAGCCTCACCTGATCTTGGAGCCTGTTATGTCCAGTTCCAGATGCATGAGATGTCTGTCACCAGCTTTGTTGAGTCTGCGATTGACGGTGACTGAGGCCAGAAAAGGGTTTTTCGAATCGAAGGgactgtgtaaaaaaacaaaaaacaaatacactttaAGTAACACGATGTAGGATTTGTTCTCGTGTTCCCCCCCCACAGTTCGTAAACGGCATTGTTTGTcacaaatgtcataaaatatatGCCATGGGATGGTGTCATGTGTATATTTTGACCAGCCAATGACACAAGTTACATAGCGCCAATGCAGatgatgcagacctgctcaggctttgacagaggtgacattcaccctgttgtaaATTGATGTACCCTCAAAATAATCTTGCAGCCATTATTTGAAGGTTagaatcctacattgtgttgctaAAAGATTAAACATAGATAACTAATAAAACTTAACAAATGTCaattgttcattaaaaaaaaaagtgt
This Solea senegalensis isolate Sse05_10M linkage group LG8, IFAPA_SoseM_1, whole genome shotgun sequence DNA region includes the following protein-coding sequences:
- the porb gene encoding P450 (cytochrome) oxidoreductase b, which produces MADMETETPTPMPEEEEPLFSNLDLFLFTLIIGLFIYWFMSRKKPDPIPEFKKLETASTPTTRDTSFIEKMKKTGKNVIVFYGSQTGTAEEFANRLSKDAQRYGMKGMAADPEEYEMAELSRLGEIENSLAIFCMATYGEGDPTDNAQDLYDWLQENDDEDFSGLNYTVFGLGNKTYEHYNAMGKYVDKRLEELGAKRIFDLGLGDDDGNVEEDFISWREQFWPAVCEHFGVEPLGDDSSIRQYELKEYPDINASKVYTGEIGRLKSFEVQKPPFDSKNPFLASVTVNRRLNKAGDRHLMHLELDITGSKIRYESGDHVAVFPTNDTALVNKLGKILEVDLDVVISLNNLDDESNKKHPFPCPTTYRTALTHYLDITHPPRTNVLYEMAQYASDPKDQENMRKMASSSPEGKALYQNWVLDASRNILAILEDMPSLRPPIDHLCELLPRLQARYYSIASSSKVHPNSIHICAVVVEYKTKTGRTNKGVATTWLKNKQITDNGHKSTVPMFIRKSQFRLPFKATNPVIMIGPGTGIAPFMGFIQERAWLKEQAKEVGETVMFFGCRHKNEDYLYQEELEEAEKTGVLTQLNVAFSRDQEHKVYVQHLLKKSKEHLWKLIHTNNAHIYICGDARNMARDVQTAFYEIAEEMGGMTRTQSTDYVKKLMAKGRYSQDVWS